From Chaetodon auriga isolate fChaAug3 chromosome 10, fChaAug3.hap1, whole genome shotgun sequence, a single genomic window includes:
- the LOC143327157 gene encoding calcium-responsive transactivator-like isoform X4, whose protein sequence is MSVAFSSARPRSKGEVTQQTIQKMLDENHHLIQCIMDYQSKGKTAECTQYQQILHRNLVYLATIADSNQNMQSLLPAPPNPNMSMGPGGMGQSGGHAPSNLNDNMAPGLPPTSMMQSQMSNVSMMHQQSATPHYSSAQAGGQHYQGQQAMGMMGQGSQGNTMMSQRPIGSYRSSQQGSAQQYMGQDEFYGEQYGHTQSSSEPINQQYYPDGHGEYSYQQSSYGEQGYDRSFDESSQHYYEGGNSQYSQQQAQYQQGSGQQQPFSQQQYSSQQGYSGQPQGYGPGQGGSSQYSQYQQGQSQQYGSYRSSQGGPGAQTQRPYAYEQGQYGNYQQ, encoded by the exons ATGTCGGTGGCGTTTTCATCGGCGCGCCCCAGGAGTAAAGGGGAGGTGACACAGCAAACCAttcaaaag ATGCTGGATGAAAATCACCATTTAATACAATGCATAATGGATTACCAAAGCAAAGGCAAGACAGCTGAATGCACACA GTATCAGCAGATCCTGCACAGAAATCTTGTTTACTTGGCCACAATAGCAGATTCCAATCAGAACATGCAGTCACTACTACCTGCA CCTCCCAATCCCAACATGTCCATGGGTCCTGGAGGGATGGGCCAGAGTGGAGGACATGCTCCAAGCAACCTCAATGACAACATGGCACCGGGACTGCCCCCCACATCAATGATGCAGAGCCAGATGAGCAATG TCTCTATGATGCACCAACAGTCTGCCACTCCACACTACTCCTCAGCCCAGGCTGGGGGGCAACACTATCAGGGACAGCAGGCAATGGGCATGATGGGTCAGGGCAGTCAAGGAAACACTATGATGTCTCAGAGACCCATTGGATCCTACCGCTCCTCACAGCAAG GATCTGCACAGCAGTACATGGGACAAGACGAATTCTACGGAGAGCAGTATGGACACACTCAGAGCTCCAGCGAGCCCATAAACCAGCAGTATTACCCTGATG GTCATGGGGAGTACTCGTATCAGCAGTCTTCATATGGTGAGCAAGGCTACGATAGGTCCTTTGATGAGTCCTCACAGCACTACTATGAAGGAG GTAACTCTCAGTACAGTCAACAGCAGGCCCAGTATCAGCAGGGCTCTGGCCAGCAGCAGCCCTTTAGCCAGCAGCAGTACTCCTCTCAACAAGGCTACAGCGGACAGCCACAGGGATACG GTCCCGGCCAGGGTGGGTCTTCCCAGTATTCTCAGTATCAGCAGGGTCAAAGCCAACAGTATGGCTCCTACCGCTCCTCCCAGGGAGGCCCTGGAGCACAGACGCAGAGGCCCTATGCCTACGAACAG GGTCAGTATGGGAATTATCAGCAATAA
- the LOC143327157 gene encoding calcium-responsive transactivator-like isoform X1 — protein MSVAFSSARPRSKGEVTQQTIQKMLDENHHLIQCIMDYQSKGKTAECTQYQQILHRNLVYLATIADSNQNMQSLLPAPPNPNMSMGPGGMGQSGGHAPSNLNDNMAPGLPPTSMMQSQMSNGPSHAPMQQQSGQAQSAVPSASLSLPASSYGSSASASGYSHAAPSSQGSMIQGPGPGYGSSTSSSSTSSSSSSSSRSNLNMQSNQVSMMHQQSATPHYSSAQAGGQHYQGQQAMGMMGQGSQGNTMMSQRPIGSYRSSQQGSAQQYMGQDEFYGEQYGHTQSSSEPINQQYYPDGHGEYSYQQSSYGEQGYDRSFDESSQHYYEGGNSQYSQQQAQYQQGSGQQQPFSQQQYSSQQGYSGQPQGYGPGQGGSSQYSQYQQGQSQQYGSYRSSQGGPGAQTQRPYAYEQGQYGNYQQ, from the exons ATGTCGGTGGCGTTTTCATCGGCGCGCCCCAGGAGTAAAGGGGAGGTGACACAGCAAACCAttcaaaag ATGCTGGATGAAAATCACCATTTAATACAATGCATAATGGATTACCAAAGCAAAGGCAAGACAGCTGAATGCACACA GTATCAGCAGATCCTGCACAGAAATCTTGTTTACTTGGCCACAATAGCAGATTCCAATCAGAACATGCAGTCACTACTACCTGCA CCTCCCAATCCCAACATGTCCATGGGTCCTGGAGGGATGGGCCAGAGTGGAGGACATGCTCCAAGCAACCTCAATGACAACATGGCACCGGGACTGCCCCCCACATCAATGATGCAGAGCCAGATGAGCAATG GCCCCAGCCATGCTCccatgcagcagcagtctggtCAGGCGCAGTCGGCTGTTCCCTCCGCATCCCTCAGCCTGCCAGCCAGCAGCTACGGTagctcagcctcagcctccgGCTACAGCCACGCTGCGCCCTCCTCCCAGGGCAGCATGATCCAGGGCCCTGGGCCTGGCTATGGCTCttccacctcttcttcctccacatcctcatcctcctcttcctcctcccgcAGCAACCTCAACATGCAGTCTAACCAAG TCTCTATGATGCACCAACAGTCTGCCACTCCACACTACTCCTCAGCCCAGGCTGGGGGGCAACACTATCAGGGACAGCAGGCAATGGGCATGATGGGTCAGGGCAGTCAAGGAAACACTATGATGTCTCAGAGACCCATTGGATCCTACCGCTCCTCACAGCAAG GATCTGCACAGCAGTACATGGGACAAGACGAATTCTACGGAGAGCAGTATGGACACACTCAGAGCTCCAGCGAGCCCATAAACCAGCAGTATTACCCTGATG GTCATGGGGAGTACTCGTATCAGCAGTCTTCATATGGTGAGCAAGGCTACGATAGGTCCTTTGATGAGTCCTCACAGCACTACTATGAAGGAG GTAACTCTCAGTACAGTCAACAGCAGGCCCAGTATCAGCAGGGCTCTGGCCAGCAGCAGCCCTTTAGCCAGCAGCAGTACTCCTCTCAACAAGGCTACAGCGGACAGCCACAGGGATACG GTCCCGGCCAGGGTGGGTCTTCCCAGTATTCTCAGTATCAGCAGGGTCAAAGCCAACAGTATGGCTCCTACCGCTCCTCCCAGGGAGGCCCTGGAGCACAGACGCAGAGGCCCTATGCCTACGAACAG GGTCAGTATGGGAATTATCAGCAATAA
- the mtg2 gene encoding mitochondrial ribosome-associated GTPase 2 — protein MLATLVRVKSPRWLSPDTLLRFILGHEVRRNELSSLSHGCSPGSAAWRRKVTGGVRDVSSSCQLCAKVRGKPKKAELSEKKLTRHFVDHRRVKLVAGSGGKGACSFHSEPRKEWGGPDGGNGGDGGSIIIKADRFVKSLAHIVPLYKGDDGQAGSGKNCYGRNGSPTYIRVPVGTVLKEQGKTVVDFLEHGQEYLAVFGGAGGKGNRFFLSNEIRAPMTATPGMEGQERVLQLELRTMAHAGLVGFPNAGKSSLLRAISNARPAVAAYPFTTLNPHVGIVKYRDHEQVAVADVPGIIRGAHLNRGLGISFLRHIERCRFLLFVVDLSAPEPWTQLQHLRYELDQYEPGLSQRPQAVIANKMDLPEAPEKLKTLKSLVSQRVIPVSALTGQNTEELILHLRELYDGYLHGEGSEEGKLTRW, from the exons ATGTTGGCGACGTTGGTGAGAGTTAAAAGCCCTCGGTGGCTGTCTCCGGACACACTCTTACGATTCATACTGGGACACGAGGTTAGAAGGAACGAGTTGAGCTCGTTGAGTCACGGTTGTTCTCCAGGATCAGCAGCGTGGAGGCGGAAAGTCACCGGCGGTGTCAGAGATGTCAGCAGCTCCTGTCAGCTGTGCGCCAAGGTCCGAGGAAAGCCGAAGAAGGCGGAGCTGTCTGAGAAGAAGCTG ACCCGTCACTTTGTAGACCATCGGCGTGTGAAGCTGGTGGCAGGGTCAGGCGGTAAAGGGGCCTGCAGCTTTCACAGTGAGCCCCGAAAAGAGTGGGGCGGACCAGATGGAGGgaatggaggtgatggaggaagCATCATTATCAAGG CTGACCGGTTTGTCAAATCGTTGGCGCACATCGTTCCCCTTTACAAGGGAGACGACGGGCAGGCAGGAAGCGGCAAGAACTGCTACGGCAGGAATGGCAGCCCAACCTATATTCGC GTACCAGTAGGCACTGTGCTGAAGGAACAGGGAAAGACAGTAGTGGACTTTTTGGAGCATGGCCAGGAGTATCTGGCTGTATTTGGTGGGGCCGGTGGGAAGGGGAATCGATTCTTTCTGTCCAACGAGATCCGTGCCCCAATGACAGCAACCCCGGGAATGGAGGGCCAGGAGAGGgtccttcagctggagctccgCACCATGGCCCATGCTGGACTG GTGGGGTTTCCTAATGCTGGGAAATCATCATTATTGAGAGCCATCTCCAACGCCAGGCCTGCTGTGGCCGCTTACCCCTTCACAACACTCAACCCACATGTAGGAATTGTCAAGTACAGGGATCATGAGCAAGTAGCAG TTGCTGACGTCCCAGGCATCATTCGAGGAGCCCATCTAAATCGAGGTCTGGGCATCTCTTTTCTGCGCCACATAGAGCGCTGTcgtttcctcctctttgttgtGGACCTGTCGGCTCCGGAGCCCTGGACTCAGCTCCAGCACTTGCGTTATGAGCTGGACCAGTATGAACCTGGCCTCTCTCAGCGGCCTCAGGCCGTCATAGCAAACAAAATGGACCTACCCGAGGCCCCGGAGAAGCTTAAGACTCTAAAAAGCCTCGTCAGCCAGCGGGTCATCCCCGTGTCAGCTCTCACCGGGCagaacacagaggagctcaTCCTCCACCTCAGAGAGCTGTATGACGGATACCTTCACGGAGAAGGCAGTGAGGAAGGCAAACTCACAAGGTGGTAG
- the lsm14b gene encoding protein LSM14 homolog B produces MSSAKPYIGCKIGLISKAQNRYEGILYTIDKVNSTVVLAKVKCFGTEGRPTDRPTPPKDDIYEYITFRGSDIKDITLCELPRSHHGLPPDPAIVQSSSAGPSGVYSACGPFSPLRMPAYNQLAASSLLNQQYAAALGLGPVLPGLHLRKGPMVEKAVQTLHVQRPWQRRGSTVSQEQEQRWERRRPQRTRGESVQARRGTGATMKSGPAMPSAQWETRQHNSENRPPPRRRQGARRRWNRGRGQLMVANLPSATLKFDTDFDFDSSNAQFIKEELEMEVQDRGKDGIHEVEEREKEELHSTAEDDHPGPKCYYDKAKSFFDNISSDKKFRLTWAEERKRNLETFGVPGRFLRGQGFRGGYSRRRGSGNSQTVSSYRTRSGQL; encoded by the exons ATGAGTTCAGCAAAGCCATACATTGGCTGTAAAATTGGCTTAATTTCAAAAGCCCAAAACCGTTATGAGGGAATTTTGTATACAATTGATAAAGTAAACTCCACAGTAGTGCTGGCAAAAG TCAAGTGTTTTGGAACGGAGGGACGGCCCACTGACCGACCAACGCCACCCAAAGATGACATCTATGAGTACATAACTTTCCGGGGAAGTGATATCAAAGATATCACACTGTGTGAACTCCCAAGATCTCACCACGGCCTACCCCCGGATCCTGCGATAGTACAG TCATCCAGTGCAGGTCCTTCAGGCGTTTACTCAGCTTGTGGACCTTTCAGCCCCCTAAGGATGCCGGCCTACAACCAGCTTGCTGCCAGCTCTCTACTTAATCAGCAGTATGCTGCAGCTCTTGGCCTTG GGCCTGTACTTCCAGGACTGCATCTTAGAAAGGGCCCCATGGTTGAAAAGGCTGTTCAAACCCTCCATGTGCAAAGACCTTGGCAGAGGAGAGGTTCGACTGTATCCCAGGAGCAGGAGCAGCGGTGGGAGAGAAGGAGGCCCCAGAGGACCAGAGGAGAGAGTGTCCAGGCCAGAAGGGGCACTGGAGCCACCA TGAAGTCGGGCCCAGCTATGCCCAGTGCTCAGTGGGAAACTCGGCAGCACAATTCTGAGAACAGGCCACCACCCAGAAGAAGACAAG GAGCTCGGAGGCGCTGGAACCGTGGAAGGGGCCAGCTGATGGTGGCTAATCTTCCATCTGCCACCCTTAAGTTTGACACAGACTTTGATTTTGATTCGTCAAATGCACAGTTTAttaaagaggagctggagatggaGGTGCAGGACAGGGGGAAAG atggAATTcatgaggtggaggagagagaaaaagaagaattgCACTCGACGGCAGAGGATGATCATCCCGGCCCAAAATGCTACTACGACAAAGCAAAGTCTTTCTTTGACAACATCTCGTCTGATAAGAAGTTCAG ACTAACATGGGCAGAGGAGCGAAAGCGCAATCTGGAGACTTTTGGGGTGCCAGGACGTTTCCTGAGAGGCCAAGGCTTCAGAGGTGGATATTCTAGACGAAGAGGTTCGGGCAATTCTCAGACTGTGTCCTCCTACAGAACCAGGAGCGGACAGCTGTGA
- the LOC143327157 gene encoding calcium-responsive transactivator-like isoform X3 produces MSVAFSSARPRSKGEVTQQTIQKMLDENHHLIQCIMDYQSKGKTAECTQYQQILHRNLVYLATIADSNQNMQSLLPAPPNPNMSMGPGGMGQSGGHAPSNLNDNMAPGLPPTSMMQSQMSNGPSHAPMQQQSGQAQSAVPSASLSLPASSYGSSASASGYSHAAPSSQGSMIQGPGPGYGSSTSSSSTSSSSSSSSRSNLNMQSNQVSMMHQQSATPHYSSAQAGGQHYQGQQAMGMMGQGSQGNTMMSQRPIGSYRSSQQGHGEYSYQQSSYGEQGYDRSFDESSQHYYEGGNSQYSQQQAQYQQGSGQQQPFSQQQYSSQQGYSGQPQGYGPGQGGSSQYSQYQQGQSQQYGSYRSSQGGPGAQTQRPYAYEQGQYGNYQQ; encoded by the exons ATGTCGGTGGCGTTTTCATCGGCGCGCCCCAGGAGTAAAGGGGAGGTGACACAGCAAACCAttcaaaag ATGCTGGATGAAAATCACCATTTAATACAATGCATAATGGATTACCAAAGCAAAGGCAAGACAGCTGAATGCACACA GTATCAGCAGATCCTGCACAGAAATCTTGTTTACTTGGCCACAATAGCAGATTCCAATCAGAACATGCAGTCACTACTACCTGCA CCTCCCAATCCCAACATGTCCATGGGTCCTGGAGGGATGGGCCAGAGTGGAGGACATGCTCCAAGCAACCTCAATGACAACATGGCACCGGGACTGCCCCCCACATCAATGATGCAGAGCCAGATGAGCAATG GCCCCAGCCATGCTCccatgcagcagcagtctggtCAGGCGCAGTCGGCTGTTCCCTCCGCATCCCTCAGCCTGCCAGCCAGCAGCTACGGTagctcagcctcagcctccgGCTACAGCCACGCTGCGCCCTCCTCCCAGGGCAGCATGATCCAGGGCCCTGGGCCTGGCTATGGCTCttccacctcttcttcctccacatcctcatcctcctcttcctcctcccgcAGCAACCTCAACATGCAGTCTAACCAAG TCTCTATGATGCACCAACAGTCTGCCACTCCACACTACTCCTCAGCCCAGGCTGGGGGGCAACACTATCAGGGACAGCAGGCAATGGGCATGATGGGTCAGGGCAGTCAAGGAAACACTATGATGTCTCAGAGACCCATTGGATCCTACCGCTCCTCACAGCAAG GTCATGGGGAGTACTCGTATCAGCAGTCTTCATATGGTGAGCAAGGCTACGATAGGTCCTTTGATGAGTCCTCACAGCACTACTATGAAGGAG GTAACTCTCAGTACAGTCAACAGCAGGCCCAGTATCAGCAGGGCTCTGGCCAGCAGCAGCCCTTTAGCCAGCAGCAGTACTCCTCTCAACAAGGCTACAGCGGACAGCCACAGGGATACG GTCCCGGCCAGGGTGGGTCTTCCCAGTATTCTCAGTATCAGCAGGGTCAAAGCCAACAGTATGGCTCCTACCGCTCCTCCCAGGGAGGCCCTGGAGCACAGACGCAGAGGCCCTATGCCTACGAACAG GGTCAGTATGGGAATTATCAGCAATAA
- the LOC143327157 gene encoding calcium-responsive transactivator-like isoform X2 yields the protein MLDENHHLIQCIMDYQSKGKTAECTQYQQILHRNLVYLATIADSNQNMQSLLPAPPNPNMSMGPGGMGQSGGHAPSNLNDNMAPGLPPTSMMQSQMSNGPSHAPMQQQSGQAQSAVPSASLSLPASSYGSSASASGYSHAAPSSQGSMIQGPGPGYGSSTSSSSTSSSSSSSSRSNLNMQSNQVSMMHQQSATPHYSSAQAGGQHYQGQQAMGMMGQGSQGNTMMSQRPIGSYRSSQQGSAQQYMGQDEFYGEQYGHTQSSSEPINQQYYPDGHGEYSYQQSSYGEQGYDRSFDESSQHYYEGGNSQYSQQQAQYQQGSGQQQPFSQQQYSSQQGYSGQPQGYGPGQGGSSQYSQYQQGQSQQYGSYRSSQGGPGAQTQRPYAYEQGQYGNYQQ from the exons ATGCTGGATGAAAATCACCATTTAATACAATGCATAATGGATTACCAAAGCAAAGGCAAGACAGCTGAATGCACACA GTATCAGCAGATCCTGCACAGAAATCTTGTTTACTTGGCCACAATAGCAGATTCCAATCAGAACATGCAGTCACTACTACCTGCA CCTCCCAATCCCAACATGTCCATGGGTCCTGGAGGGATGGGCCAGAGTGGAGGACATGCTCCAAGCAACCTCAATGACAACATGGCACCGGGACTGCCCCCCACATCAATGATGCAGAGCCAGATGAGCAATG GCCCCAGCCATGCTCccatgcagcagcagtctggtCAGGCGCAGTCGGCTGTTCCCTCCGCATCCCTCAGCCTGCCAGCCAGCAGCTACGGTagctcagcctcagcctccgGCTACAGCCACGCTGCGCCCTCCTCCCAGGGCAGCATGATCCAGGGCCCTGGGCCTGGCTATGGCTCttccacctcttcttcctccacatcctcatcctcctcttcctcctcccgcAGCAACCTCAACATGCAGTCTAACCAAG TCTCTATGATGCACCAACAGTCTGCCACTCCACACTACTCCTCAGCCCAGGCTGGGGGGCAACACTATCAGGGACAGCAGGCAATGGGCATGATGGGTCAGGGCAGTCAAGGAAACACTATGATGTCTCAGAGACCCATTGGATCCTACCGCTCCTCACAGCAAG GATCTGCACAGCAGTACATGGGACAAGACGAATTCTACGGAGAGCAGTATGGACACACTCAGAGCTCCAGCGAGCCCATAAACCAGCAGTATTACCCTGATG GTCATGGGGAGTACTCGTATCAGCAGTCTTCATATGGTGAGCAAGGCTACGATAGGTCCTTTGATGAGTCCTCACAGCACTACTATGAAGGAG GTAACTCTCAGTACAGTCAACAGCAGGCCCAGTATCAGCAGGGCTCTGGCCAGCAGCAGCCCTTTAGCCAGCAGCAGTACTCCTCTCAACAAGGCTACAGCGGACAGCCACAGGGATACG GTCCCGGCCAGGGTGGGTCTTCCCAGTATTCTCAGTATCAGCAGGGTCAAAGCCAACAGTATGGCTCCTACCGCTCCTCCCAGGGAGGCCCTGGAGCACAGACGCAGAGGCCCTATGCCTACGAACAG GGTCAGTATGGGAATTATCAGCAATAA